In one window of Henckelia pumila isolate YLH828 chromosome 1, ASM3356847v2, whole genome shotgun sequence DNA:
- the LOC140860576 gene encoding uncharacterized protein, with amino-acid sequence MAFDAKAEEDIFIGYSSISRAHRVFNKKSLTVEESIHVIFDENTICADKSLNDIKDLENRLESTVLDDESDSDEHHVTRDEPVEEIVQPNEGRIDQDHDEQRIGVEVIEPYNPVRNEDDTPTSTNPLGPNLRWSKNHPPELGIGNSIATIRTRNQMINELLHATFISQLETKHIDEALQDASWIEAMQEELNQFTRNKVWNLVPRPDNQNIVGTRWVFHNKLNEDGTVIRNKA; translated from the coding sequence ATGGCCTTTGATGCAAAAGCAGAAGAAGACATATTTATTGGATATTCCTCAATCAGTCGAGCTCATCGAGTATTCAACAAAAAGTCACTGACAGTAGAGGAatccattcatgttatttttgatgaaaatacTATATGTGCAGATAAGTCCCTAAACGATATCAAAGATCTAGAAAATAGGCTGGAATCAACTGTTCTAGATGATGAAAGTGACAGTGATGAACATCATGTCACAAGAGATGAACCAGTAGAAGAGATTGTTCAACCCAATGAAGGaagaatagatcaagatcatGACGAACAGAGAATCGGAGTAGAAGTTATTGAACCTTATAACCCAGTCAGGAATGAGGATGACACTCCAACAAGCACAAATCCCCTTGGACCAAATCTTCGGTGGAGTAAAAATCATCCACCCGAGCTGGGCATCGGTAACTCTATTGCCACTATTCGTACACgtaatcaaatgattaatgaactaTTGCATGCAACATTCATTTCGCAGCTAGAGACTAAACACATAGATGAAGCATTACAAGAtgctagctggattgaagcaatgcaaGAGGAGCTAAATCAGTTCACAAGAAACAAAGTTTGGAAtttagttcctcgaccggacaACCAAAACATCGTAGGCACCCGGTGGGTGTTTCACAACAAATTAAATGAGGATGGGACAGTGATTAGAAATAAAGCATGA